A single genomic interval of Sulfoacidibacillus ferrooxidans harbors:
- the hemQ gene encoding hydrogen peroxide-dependent heme synthase yields the protein MSEPTQTIEGWYALHDFRTIDWHAWKAASEEIRADALRELTAYTEKYRADDQNRTGGFGVYTIAGHKADLLFVHFRSTVSDLMDSETEFDKTSFATFTKKPYSYLSIVELSSYLSKPDIAPEDDPQLLPRLRPQLSEMMPHICFYPMNKRRSGNDNWFMLSMEERVQLMRSHGMIGRKYAGRVTQIITGSAGLDDWEWGVTLYANDPLEFKKLVYEMRFDEVSARYGEFGVFYVGHVVNDQELVDFLQL from the coding sequence ATTGAAGGCTGGTATGCGTTACATGATTTTCGTACGATAGATTGGCATGCATGGAAAGCTGCAAGTGAAGAGATACGAGCAGATGCTTTACGCGAACTAACCGCCTATACTGAAAAGTATCGTGCTGACGACCAAAACCGCACGGGCGGATTTGGCGTATATACGATCGCAGGGCATAAAGCGGATCTGTTATTTGTTCATTTTCGCTCTACCGTAAGTGATCTCATGGACAGTGAAACGGAGTTCGATAAGACAAGCTTTGCTACTTTCACGAAAAAACCCTACTCTTATTTGTCCATCGTTGAGTTAAGTAGCTACTTATCAAAACCAGATATTGCGCCAGAAGATGATCCGCAGTTATTGCCTCGCCTACGTCCACAGCTTAGCGAAATGATGCCGCATATCTGCTTCTATCCCATGAATAAGAGGCGCTCTGGCAACGACAATTGGTTTATGCTCAGTATGGAGGAACGCGTACAATTGATGCGCAGTCACGGTATGATTGGACGTAAATACGCAGGTAGAGTGACTCAAATCATTACAGGATCTGCAGGCCTCGATGATTGGGAGTGGGGAGTCACGCTCTACGCCAATGATCCACTAGAATTCAAAAAACTCGTATATGAAATGCGCTTTGATGAAGTCAGTGCGCGCTATGGAGAATTTGGCGTATTTTATGTTGGACATGTCGTTAACGATCAAGAATTGGTTGATTTTTTGCAGCTATAA